ACACCTTGTGTATGATATTTTTGCGCATTGACATCATGGTTTGCTTTATGACCGCCAGGGTCCGTCACATTCGGATTAGGTCCTGGATCAAAAAAGTCAGACATAGAAATCAACACCTTTCTCGATTATAAACCATATTATACAAGTTAATTCCCTATTTAAAAATAATCTCCATTGCTCAAATCATTTGAGAATAAAAATAAGGTAAGTGTTTCTTTGATAGAGCTTTTTCGATTAGTTCTTGATCGTAGCCATATTTTTGCAATGCAGTAATAATCGCTTGTGTCCTGTCTGATCGTTGTCTTCTTAAATTTGATTCTAGCTGTATTTCTAGAGGAACTGTAGGAATAGTATACCGTCCGATTGTCACATTCCTAAAATGATTCCAAATGAATTGTCCACCTTCCCATATTCCATCGCCATCCATAGAATCAGGAATGCCCGCTGAATTGGAGATATGAACGACTTCCACTTTAAACCCATCGATGATCCAACTCCCCTTTGTCCATGAGAAGCCCGAAGAAAAGGTCTGAGTGTATGCAGGTTCTTCTAAAGAGGATAACCAGCTCTCCCCATGAGGGAATTCACATTTATCCAGCAAGGAATATTCCTTCAGAAGTTCTGCAAATTGTGCAATCCCTTCTTTATTTTTTGTATAAATATCAACGTCTCCCGGAGTCATTTCACAGCCCTGTAAAACCGAACCCACTGAGCCCACCAAGATCCATTCTAATTTCGAATTTACTTCCGATGAAAAATAAAGCTCACATACCTTTGACAATGCTGTTTCCCAGCTATTCATAATTCCACCCCAAATTGACTAGTAAGTTCGAGTACATGAAACCTCAATAACCTCAGGTGCGTTAAAGAACTATACAAATTCACAGGAGGTTTTTAAAATGAGATACAGTGCTGCAGGCGCGCGAATAACCTGTCCTTGTTGTCAAAACGATACCTTTGATCTGGATTATAAACTGCTTAACACAAGCGGAGCATCCTTTCTAGGATTTGACTGGGCGAATAAAAACGCTGCTATACTTATTTGTAAGAGATGCACCCATATCTCATGGTTTATGGAAGAACCAACATCAGATAACTAAACACTACCAGATTTTTCTACATCTTCATTATAAAAAATTTCTATAGACTATGCGTCCTTGAGCTGGATGCAATTGTTCTTTTGCATCCAGTTAAATACCTCTAGATACCCATCCCCAATTGTCTCAAACCTCTTTGGATAACGATCCGAAATATTCTACAACTACCTCACGAAATTCCAAAGCAGCCCGAGAAATGTACCGACTCTTGTGCCATATTAAAGCAATTTCCCTTACCAATTCATGATTCTCTATCTGGAGATATTTGATGTCTTCCCTTGAATTTCTTGCTGTACTTGGTATGAAGGCAAGACCAATCTCAGCTTCCACAAGCGTGATCAACCTTGCAGGTTCATCCCCCTCATACACATATTTAGGCGTAAATCCAACCGATTGGCACACAGAGTCTATTAAATCCCGAGTTCCGTAACCACTCTTAACCCCGACGAACCATTCATCTCTTAGCTCTATCAAAGATACACTGCTTCGATCTGCCAAACGATGTCCCTTAGGAACCGCTACAAGGATAGGGTCGATAAACACGACTTGGCATTCAATGTCGTCCCCTTCTATAGGGGGTGAGGACAAGCAGAAATCCACCTCTCCTCGATCCAAAAGTGTAACCATTTCCTTGGTAGTCAGCATCTGCACGTGAAATTGAATATCAGGTCGCTTTTTCCGAAACTCGCGAAGGATGTTGGGTAATGTACTGGCGGTGGTCACCGCTAATTCGAGCATGTTATGTTCCGGGTGAGATAAATCGCTAAGCTCCTGCTTCCCCTGTTCCAATTCAAACAAGGCTCTTTCTGCACGGCGAAGGAATCTGCTTCCGAACTCATTCAGACGCAGGTTCCGCCCTACTCGATCGAATAAAGGGACCCCTAGATCCTCCTCCAAACGCTGGATTGTTTTGCTGAGTGATGATTGAGTAACGTGCAGATTCCGGGCAGCTTCTGTCACATGTTCCAGTCGAGCTACCGCGAGAAAATATTGCAGCTGTAGAAGTTCCATTTCGCACCCCATTCATTCCTTTAAGTCAATGAGAATATAACATAAAATGCGTTGGAATGAATAATTAAAATCAAGTAGGATGACATTAATACGCTTTAGGGGGACCCAAAATGAGTGTTCGGAATTGGTGGTTAATGATTTCAGTGGGTCTAGGGATACTATTGAACCCATTAAATTCTTCAATGGTTTCTGTGGCTATTCCAAGATTGCAAAATGTATTCCAACTTGACTATACAGGTGTTTCCTGGATTATTTTTTCTTTCTACATTGCTAGTAGCATCGCTCAACCTGTCATGGGAAAGGCCAGCGATTTATTTGGTAGGAGAAAAATATTTCTTTCCGGGCTTATAGTAGCCTTCATTGCCTCATTATTAGCTCCTTTCGCACCAAGCTTCGCGTGGCTCATCGTGTTTCGTATTGTGCAAGCTATTGGAACAAGCATGATGGTTGCCGTTGGGATGGCCATAGTGCGAATTCATGTAACGGAAAAACAAGCGACAGCGCTGTCTGTTTTGTCCATCTTCCTATCCGGTGCGGCAGCCATCGGCCCCTTTATTGGCGGGGTTATCATACACTGGTGGGGCTGGCCTGCTATCTTTTTCGTCAATATTCCATTTGTGGTATTGAGCTTTCTATTGTCTTGGAGAAATATTCCTAAGGAAAACTCTTCATTAACCGTTTCATCGGGCATGTCCCTTCGCAAATGGTTCAATTGGATAGATGGATCAGGGATCCTGCTCTTCACAGTGGGACTGGTTGCCCTGCTCATTGGATTACTCTCAGCAAAATCATCCGGGCACATCGCTGTAGGAAATGTCGTTGTTTCACTGATAGGACTTGCTCTGCTAGGGGTATTCGTACGACATGAGTTAAAAGCGGCTTCGCCTTTTATCCCTTTACGCACATTCGCCAAATATCCTGCGATGACTTGGGTTAATGTGGAGTTCATGCTCGTTAACGTACTTTATTA
This Paenibacillus sp. FSL R5-0345 DNA region includes the following protein-coding sequences:
- a CDS encoding LysR family transcriptional regulator; this translates as MELLQLQYFLAVARLEHVTEAARNLHVTQSSLSKTIQRLEEDLGVPLFDRVGRNLRLNEFGSRFLRRAERALFELEQGKQELSDLSHPEHNMLELAVTTASTLPNILREFRKKRPDIQFHVQMLTTKEMVTLLDRGEVDFCLSSPPIEGDDIECQVVFIDPILVAVPKGHRLADRSSVSLIELRDEWFVGVKSGYGTRDLIDSVCQSVGFTPKYVYEGDEPARLITLVEAEIGLAFIPSTARNSREDIKYLQIENHELVREIALIWHKSRYISRAALEFREVVVEYFGSLSKEV